A genomic window from Rhizobium sp. 007 includes:
- a CDS encoding c-type cytochrome, translated as MIKILAFVASTALVLLSTIAPAAAEGDAALGQKAFQRCSACHSTTDQKKVGPGLGGVVGRAAGSVEGVRYSAAMKASGLVWDEATLDRFLAAPRDVVPKTTMAVSVPKPEDRQNIIAYLKSISQ; from the coding sequence ATGATAAAAATTCTGGCTTTTGTCGCCTCCACTGCTCTGGTTCTTCTGTCAACCATAGCTCCCGCCGCTGCGGAGGGAGATGCAGCCCTGGGGCAAAAAGCGTTTCAGCGCTGTTCCGCCTGCCATTCGACCACAGACCAGAAAAAGGTGGGGCCCGGTCTCGGCGGCGTCGTTGGGCGCGCCGCCGGCTCTGTGGAGGGCGTCCGCTATTCGGCGGCCATGAAGGCGTCCGGATTGGTGTGGGACGAGGCGACCTTGGATCGATTTCTCGCAGCTCCCCGCGATGTGGTGCCGAAGACCACAATGGCCGTGAGCGTGCCCAAGCCTGAGGATCGGCAGAACATCATCGCTTATCTGAAATCGATATCGCAGTAG
- a CDS encoding (2Fe-2S)-binding protein — MITLNINGRQHEVDADPETPILWVLRDTLGMTGTKFGCGAALCGACTVHLDGEAVRSCSTPLSAAEGMNITTIEKTTDGSDRVGAAVHAAWVKHDVAQCGYCQSGQIMSATAFLASLPKGKQPTAAEIDTAMEGNICRCGTYVRIRAAIADAASTLV; from the coding sequence ATGATCACACTGAATATCAACGGCCGTCAGCACGAGGTCGATGCCGATCCGGAAACCCCCATACTTTGGGTCCTGCGCGACACGCTCGGCATGACCGGTACCAAGTTCGGATGTGGCGCCGCGCTTTGCGGTGCTTGCACCGTGCATCTCGACGGAGAGGCCGTCCGCTCCTGCAGCACCCCTCTCTCCGCTGCCGAGGGCATGAATATCACCACGATCGAAAAAACGACCGACGGCAGCGACCGCGTCGGCGCCGCCGTGCATGCGGCTTGGGTCAAGCACGACGTGGCTCAGTGCGGTTATTGTCAGAGCGGTCAGATCATGAGCGCCACGGCGTTCCTTGCATCCCTGCCAAAGGGCAAGCAGCCGACTGCCGCGGAGATTGATACCGCAATGGAAGGCAACATTTGTCGCTGCGGCACTTATGTCCGTATCCGCGCCGCCATAGCCGACGCTGCCAGCACTCTCGTCTAA
- a CDS encoding xanthine dehydrogenase family protein molybdopterin-binding subunit, with protein MLPNTDYSELPRALQHMLERGRSTVVQAMPRRSFLKLTGSLGLAVGVFPHLAAAQATGTTEAGLKPTEQPSAFVQIAPNGEVTVTINRLEFGQGVQTALPMILAEELDADWSLVRSQLGTNDTAYVDPAFGMHLTGGSNTIKNSFTQYRELGARVRAMLLAAAADRWNVDVATLRTEAGAVLASDGRKLGYGELAEAAMALPVPQKIALKDPKDFRIIGKPTQRLDAKAKSSGQQSFGIDFKLSGQLTAVVARPPVFGAKIASLDDSAARAIKGVKAVLRVPLDRGAEGVAVVADGYWQASQGRDALKLEWDTSKVEKVDSEQLLAQYREMAARPGPHQFDADMAPLETAPLSLEAEFVFPYLAHAAMEPLNCTVQLSDDRAEIWMGSQSAGLDAGAAATVLGLKPEQVVVNVQTSGGGFGRRFSSSSDTIVEACQIAKAAKAAGLDAPVRTLWSRGDDMKGGYYRPLHLHRARIGFDKEGNVLAWDHSIVGQSILTGTVFEQFMVKNGIDAATTEGMRNPYPLPMRLTVHHPVVNVPVLWWRSVGSTHTAFVMETLLDDIARATDQDPVAYRMKMFGNDHPRHRDALQLAVDKSGYGSKTLAEGRAWGVAVHESFASVVAYVVEASAVDGQPKLHRVTAGVHCNLAVNPRTVEAQVQGAAIMGLSTCLEGSEITFKDGVVEQSNFSEFTVARITDVPEFDVHIVPSADAPTGMGEPGLPPLAPAFANAISRLTGKPVRQLPFNLA; from the coding sequence ATGTTGCCAAACACAGACTATAGCGAATTGCCTCGTGCACTGCAGCACATGCTGGAACGAGGCCGTTCAACAGTGGTCCAAGCGATGCCACGCCGAAGCTTTCTGAAGCTGACGGGGTCTCTCGGCTTGGCTGTCGGCGTTTTCCCTCACTTGGCCGCCGCGCAGGCCACCGGCACGACTGAGGCAGGTCTGAAGCCGACCGAGCAGCCCTCTGCATTTGTTCAGATTGCGCCCAATGGCGAGGTTACGGTCACAATCAACCGGCTGGAATTCGGTCAGGGCGTCCAAACGGCGTTGCCCATGATCCTTGCCGAAGAACTCGATGCGGACTGGAGCCTGGTCCGCAGCCAGCTCGGCACCAATGACACGGCCTATGTCGATCCGGCCTTCGGCATGCACCTCACCGGCGGTTCGAACACGATTAAGAACAGCTTTACGCAGTATCGCGAACTGGGTGCGCGCGTTCGTGCCATGCTGCTTGCCGCCGCGGCGGACCGCTGGAACGTGGATGTTGCCACGCTGCGAACCGAGGCCGGTGCGGTTCTCGCCTCCGACGGACGCAAGCTCGGTTATGGAGAGCTTGCGGAGGCGGCCATGGCCTTGCCGGTGCCGCAGAAGATTGCGTTGAAGGATCCGAAGGATTTCCGCATTATCGGCAAGCCCACACAGCGATTGGACGCAAAAGCCAAGAGCAGCGGCCAACAGAGTTTTGGCATCGACTTCAAATTATCGGGACAATTGACGGCCGTGGTGGCTCGCCCTCCGGTCTTCGGCGCCAAAATTGCCTCCCTTGACGACAGTGCAGCGCGCGCCATCAAAGGCGTGAAGGCCGTCCTGCGCGTGCCGCTGGATCGTGGCGCAGAGGGCGTGGCGGTAGTGGCCGATGGATATTGGCAGGCGTCACAGGGCCGGGATGCCCTCAAGCTTGAGTGGGACACATCGAAGGTCGAAAAGGTCGACAGCGAACAGTTACTTGCACAATACCGCGAGATGGCCGCTCGCCCCGGCCCGCACCAGTTCGATGCCGACATGGCGCCATTGGAAACCGCACCGCTCAGTCTGGAAGCTGAATTCGTGTTCCCGTATCTCGCCCACGCGGCGATGGAACCGCTGAACTGCACGGTTCAGCTTTCCGACGATCGCGCCGAGATCTGGATGGGGAGTCAAAGTGCCGGGCTCGATGCCGGCGCTGCCGCAACCGTGCTCGGCCTCAAGCCGGAACAGGTCGTGGTTAACGTGCAGACGTCGGGCGGCGGGTTCGGCCGGCGCTTTTCGAGCAGCAGCGACACCATCGTCGAGGCCTGCCAGATAGCAAAGGCTGCCAAGGCGGCGGGGCTCGACGCGCCGGTTCGAACGCTTTGGAGTCGCGGGGACGATATGAAGGGCGGTTACTACCGTCCGCTGCACCTGCACCGTGCCCGCATCGGCTTTGACAAAGAAGGCAACGTGCTGGCATGGGATCACAGCATCGTCGGCCAGTCGATATTGACGGGAACCGTGTTCGAGCAATTCATGGTGAAGAACGGCATCGATGCCGCCACGACCGAAGGGATGCGGAACCCCTACCCGCTTCCCATGCGGCTGACAGTGCATCATCCTGTTGTCAACGTGCCGGTTTTGTGGTGGCGCAGCGTTGGCTCCACCCACACGGCTTTCGTGATGGAAACCTTGCTTGACGATATAGCGCGTGCAACCGACCAGGACCCGGTCGCCTATCGTATGAAGATGTTCGGCAACGACCATCCTCGTCATCGCGATGCACTGCAACTCGCCGTAGACAAGAGTGGTTACGGCTCCAAGACCTTGGCCGAAGGTAGGGCCTGGGGCGTAGCCGTGCATGAATCCTTTGCGTCGGTGGTCGCCTACGTGGTGGAAGCCTCCGCTGTCGATGGGCAGCCGAAGCTGCATCGGGTCACGGCCGGGGTTCACTGCAATCTGGCCGTCAACCCTCGAACCGTTGAAGCACAGGTCCAGGGCGCGGCGATCATGGGCTTGTCGACATGCCTTGAGGGCTCGGAAATCACGTTTAAGGACGGTGTTGTGGAGCAAAGCAATTTCAGCGAATTCACGGTGGCAAGGATTACTGATGTGCCGGAGTTCGATGTCCACATCGTTCCAAGCGCGGATGCTCCGACAGGCATGGGCGAGCCCGGCTTGCCACCCCTGGCGCCTGCATTTGCCAATGCCATCTCGCGTCTGACAGGCAAGCCGGTGCGACAGTTGCCTTTCAACCTCGCTTAG
- a CDS encoding LysR family transcriptional regulator, which produces MRHGDFSELAAFIAVAEAGSFTRASAKLGLSQSAVSYSVRMLEQKLGVRLISRTTRSLSLTDAGERMLRSLRPAFAHIESEIAAVTALRDKPAGTIRITTFRHAARTVLWPVITKFLAEYPDIDVEISVDEGLTDIVASRFDAGIRVGEQVQKDMVAVRISPDLRMAVVGSPSYFANRKIPQTPRDLGEHRGVSYRQTTGGGLYAWEFERDGEELQVRMNGPLIINDGEMLEAAALDGLALAYTFESQVSQYIEDGRLIRVLDDWCQPFSGYHLYYPSRRQHTAAFALLVEALRFKG; this is translated from the coding sequence ATGAGACACGGTGACTTCAGCGAACTTGCAGCCTTCATCGCAGTCGCCGAGGCCGGTAGTTTCACGCGCGCCTCCGCCAAACTCGGCCTTTCACAGTCCGCTGTCAGCTACTCGGTCAGGATGCTGGAGCAGAAGCTGGGGGTGCGGCTGATCTCCCGCACCACACGAAGCCTGTCACTGACCGATGCCGGCGAGCGCATGCTGCGAAGCCTTCGCCCGGCCTTTGCACACATCGAAAGCGAGATCGCCGCCGTCACCGCACTTCGCGACAAACCGGCCGGCACTATCCGCATCACGACATTCCGGCATGCCGCCCGAACCGTGCTCTGGCCTGTCATCACGAAGTTCTTGGCGGAGTATCCCGATATCGACGTGGAGATTAGTGTTGATGAGGGCCTGACCGATATCGTGGCCAGCCGGTTCGACGCCGGTATCCGCGTCGGCGAACAGGTCCAGAAAGACATGGTGGCCGTCAGGATTAGCCCCGATCTCCGCATGGCCGTCGTCGGATCGCCATCCTACTTCGCGAACCGCAAAATCCCGCAGACACCCCGTGATCTCGGCGAGCATCGGGGGGTAAGCTATCGGCAGACCACCGGGGGAGGGCTGTATGCCTGGGAGTTCGAGCGCGACGGGGAAGAGCTTCAAGTCAGGATGAACGGCCCTTTGATCATTAACGACGGCGAAATGCTGGAGGCCGCTGCTTTGGACGGGTTGGCGCTTGCCTACACATTTGAAAGCCAGGTCTCGCAGTACATCGAAGACGGCCGGCTGATCCGCGTTCTTGACGACTGGTGCCAGCCGTTCTCCGGCTATCATCTCTATTACCCGAGCCGACGTCAGCATACGGCTGCGTTCGCGCTGCTCGTCGAGGCGCTCCGCTTCAAAGGCTAG
- a CDS encoding NADH-dependent flavin oxidoreductase, with protein MLMEATRKIFEPFVFANVLTLRNRVVMAPMTTWSANDDGTVSDEEVSYYRRRVNGVGLALTGCTHVLPNGIGFTGEFASYDDSFTPSLRRLAEAAKSGGAPAILQIFHAGNKAVPELIPDRDVVSASALEVPPGPFNPGGVTTRALSHDEILDVISAFGEATRRAIEAGFDGIELHGAHGFLIQNFFSPLYNQRNDEWGGTLENRMRLPLAVVREVKRVITTCATRPFLLGYRVSPEEPEQGGLRINDTYALIEQLIDGGVDYLHASLSNALEAKPVEASGDRTIAELIAARVAGRVPVLAAGQVRTPQQAERALDLGLSLVAVGQWLVINPDWVELSQSGKDNLIETEIRTTTIPEIALPAKLWGVIEAAAGWFKINDDHEARRRKATA; from the coding sequence TTGCTCATGGAAGCCACCCGCAAAATCTTTGAACCGTTCGTCTTCGCCAATGTGCTCACGCTTCGAAACCGGGTCGTCATGGCCCCAATGACGACGTGGTCAGCGAATGACGATGGAACTGTCTCGGATGAGGAAGTTTCATATTATCGACGCAGGGTAAACGGCGTCGGCCTCGCTCTGACGGGCTGCACGCATGTCTTGCCCAATGGCATCGGCTTCACGGGCGAATTCGCTTCTTATGACGACAGCTTCACGCCAAGTCTGCGGCGCCTGGCGGAAGCCGCCAAGAGCGGCGGCGCGCCAGCGATTCTTCAGATATTCCACGCTGGGAACAAGGCTGTGCCGGAGCTTATCCCGGACAGGGACGTGGTCAGCGCCAGTGCGCTCGAAGTTCCTCCTGGCCCGTTCAATCCAGGCGGGGTCACTACACGAGCTCTGAGCCATGACGAAATCCTCGATGTGATTTCCGCATTCGGCGAAGCAACGCGCCGCGCCATCGAAGCGGGCTTCGATGGCATCGAACTCCATGGTGCCCATGGCTTCCTGATCCAGAACTTCTTCTCGCCGCTCTACAACCAGCGCAACGACGAATGGGGAGGCACGCTGGAAAACCGGATGCGGCTGCCGCTCGCCGTAGTCCGCGAAGTGAAACGGGTGATAACCACATGCGCGACGCGCCCGTTCCTTTTGGGATACCGGGTTTCGCCCGAGGAACCGGAACAAGGCGGCCTTCGCATAAACGATACCTACGCGCTTATCGAGCAGCTCATCGATGGCGGGGTGGACTACCTCCATGCATCGCTGTCGAATGCACTCGAAGCCAAGCCGGTCGAAGCTAGCGGTGATCGGACCATCGCCGAGCTGATCGCCGCCAGAGTTGCGGGGCGCGTTCCAGTCCTTGCCGCTGGTCAGGTCAGAACGCCTCAACAGGCGGAGCGTGCCCTCGATCTCGGCCTTTCACTTGTGGCTGTCGGCCAATGGCTGGTGATCAACCCGGATTGGGTCGAACTTTCACAGAGCGGCAAGGACAATCTGATCGAGACAGAGATCAGGACCACGACGATCCCGGAAATCGCGCTTCCCGCCAAGCTCTGGGGCGTCATCGAGGCAGCCGCCGGCTGGTTCAAGATCAACGATGATCATGAGGCGCGGCGGCGGAAGGCCACCGCATAG
- a CDS encoding SDR family oxidoreductase translates to MSKIWMITGAGRGMGLDFAKAVLAAGDKLVATGRNPQRVAEAIGQSENLLVVTLDVTKPADADSAVKAALERFGRIDVLVNNAANFYAGYFEELTPAQMDLQLASNLIGPMNVTRAVLPVMRKQGSGKIISISSTAGLLGFEFCSAYSASKFALDGWMESLQPEVAPFGIETMVVNPGFFRTELLTDESTQYAPQSMSAYDERRAQHLAFWKSANGQQSGDPAKLAQALITLVNQPELPRRFIAGADAIGMVEQKIALLQQQIDAYRELSSSLAFDLKA, encoded by the coding sequence ATGAGCAAGATTTGGATGATCACAGGCGCCGGGCGCGGCATGGGGCTCGATTTCGCCAAGGCAGTCCTGGCTGCCGGCGACAAACTCGTCGCGACCGGCCGAAATCCGCAGCGCGTTGCCGAGGCCATCGGTCAATCGGAAAACCTGCTGGTCGTCACGCTTGACGTGACAAAGCCTGCCGATGCGGACTCTGCTGTCAAAGCGGCCCTTGAACGCTTTGGTCGCATCGACGTGCTGGTCAACAATGCCGCGAACTTCTACGCAGGCTATTTTGAGGAATTGACGCCGGCCCAGATGGATCTACAGCTGGCCAGCAATCTCATCGGCCCCATGAACGTCACACGGGCCGTACTGCCGGTGATGCGCAAGCAGGGATCCGGCAAGATCATTTCGATCTCGTCGACGGCCGGCTTGCTTGGCTTTGAATTCTGCAGCGCCTATTCTGCCTCGAAGTTCGCCCTCGATGGCTGGATGGAATCGCTGCAGCCGGAAGTGGCGCCGTTTGGTATTGAAACGATGGTCGTCAATCCGGGCTTCTTCCGCACCGAGCTGCTGACCGACGAATCCACCCAATACGCCCCGCAGTCTATGAGCGCCTACGATGAACGGCGGGCTCAGCACCTCGCCTTCTGGAAGTCCGCCAATGGCCAGCAAAGCGGCGACCCCGCGAAGCTTGCCCAAGCGCTGATCACGCTTGTCAATCAACCGGAGCTGCCCCGCCGGTTCATTGCCGGAGCTGATGCTATAGGTATGGTGGAGCAGAAAATCGCGCTGCTTCAGCAGCAGATCGATGCCTACCGGGAACTTTCAAGTTCGCTTGCCTTCGACCTGAAGGCTTAG
- a CDS encoding LysR substrate-binding domain-containing protein codes for MLQMTSLSAMRIFEAAARLGSFRAAAEELNLSPSAVSHAIVRLERDLGVALFERTTRRVSLTLAGQTLLNHASNAFEELRRGVEQISSNKAQLLRLHCAPSFAAQVLSPRLPQFLKENPGIEVRVAASTNYARFVDGLFDADVVYGEPLNREDLIVIPLSEEIVSPLCAPELARQIKSPRDLIHQPLIRSDLKRIQWIDWFEANDLGPPPSPSMSFDRSFLAVDAAVNGLGIALESDVLARRELESGKLVRPLQRICRDNRYIGHYLAYPKSGSQRRLARIFADWLTRP; via the coding sequence ATGCTGCAGATGACCTCACTGTCCGCCATGCGCATTTTCGAGGCCGCCGCCCGGCTCGGTTCGTTCCGGGCGGCAGCCGAAGAACTTAACCTCTCGCCGAGCGCGGTCAGCCATGCGATTGTGCGGTTGGAACGCGATCTTGGCGTGGCTCTCTTCGAGCGCACGACGCGCAGAGTTTCGCTGACTCTCGCCGGGCAGACACTGTTGAACCATGCTTCGAACGCGTTTGAGGAATTGCGGCGCGGTGTTGAGCAGATTTCATCCAACAAGGCGCAATTGCTGCGCCTCCACTGCGCTCCCAGTTTTGCGGCGCAGGTGCTGTCACCGCGCCTGCCGCAGTTTCTCAAGGAGAATCCTGGGATAGAGGTCCGGGTGGCCGCCAGCACGAACTATGCCCGCTTCGTCGATGGGCTCTTCGATGCCGACGTCGTCTACGGCGAACCGTTGAATCGCGAAGACCTGATCGTCATCCCGCTTTCCGAAGAGATCGTCTCGCCGCTTTGCGCGCCCGAACTCGCGCGACAGATCAAATCCCCGCGCGACCTGATCCACCAGCCGCTGATCAGAAGCGATCTCAAGCGCATACAGTGGATCGACTGGTTCGAAGCCAACGACCTCGGACCGCCACCTTCTCCGTCGATGAGCTTTGATCGCAGCTTCCTAGCGGTCGATGCTGCCGTTAACGGGCTCGGCATCGCGCTCGAATCCGACGTGCTGGCCAGGCGCGAACTGGAAAGCGGTAAGCTGGTCCGCCCTCTCCAGCGGATCTGTCGCGATAACCGCTATATCGGTCATTATCTCGCCTATCCCAAATCCGGCAGCCAGCGGCGACTCGCCCGCATTTTTGCCGACTGGCTGACGCGTCCCTGA
- a CDS encoding SDR family NAD(P)-dependent oxidoreductase yields the protein MLLKGKTAVISGAASKRGIGRATAELFASHGARVAILDINAEEAKAAAGDLTPVDQGDHIGLRCDVADRASCASAAGEVLAAFGVANILINNAGITQPVKTLEISDADWQRIVAVNMTGVLNLSQVFIPNMRDNGGGAIACMSSVSAQRGGGIFGGPHYSAAKAGVLGLAKAMAREFGPNGIRVNCVTPGLIQTDITGDKLSAEMRADIIKGIPLSRLGDAGDVANIYLFLASDLSAYVTGAVIDVNGGMLIH from the coding sequence ATGCTGTTAAAGGGAAAGACCGCGGTCATTTCGGGCGCGGCGAGCAAACGTGGTATTGGCCGGGCTACGGCGGAGCTTTTTGCATCACATGGCGCACGCGTCGCCATTCTCGACATCAACGCCGAGGAGGCGAAGGCAGCCGCGGGCGACCTAACGCCCGTCGACCAGGGTGATCATATTGGCCTGCGCTGCGACGTTGCCGATCGTGCCTCCTGCGCATCCGCAGCCGGCGAGGTTCTCGCGGCCTTTGGCGTGGCGAATATCCTCATCAACAATGCCGGCATCACCCAGCCGGTAAAGACGCTCGAAATCTCCGACGCGGACTGGCAGCGCATTGTCGCCGTAAACATGACAGGCGTCCTCAATCTCAGCCAGGTCTTCATCCCCAATATGCGCGATAACGGCGGGGGGGCGATTGCCTGCATGTCGTCAGTTTCGGCGCAGCGCGGCGGGGGCATTTTTGGCGGCCCGCACTATTCCGCCGCCAAGGCCGGCGTCCTCGGCCTCGCCAAGGCCATGGCGCGGGAGTTCGGTCCAAACGGCATTCGCGTCAATTGCGTGACGCCCGGTCTCATCCAGACCGATATCACCGGCGACAAGCTTTCGGCCGAAATGCGCGCCGATATCATAAAGGGCATCCCGCTCAGCCGGTTGGGCGACGCGGGCGACGTGGCCAACATCTATCTCTTCCTCGCATCCGATCTCTCCGCCTACGTCACCGGCGCGGTCATCGACGTCAATGGCGGCATGCTGATCCACTGA
- a CDS encoding transketolase — translation MVQIGHNISLPERARRIRRHALRMGEVQGQGYIAQALGIADVLAVAYFHATTYRPEDPEWEGRDRFLLSIGHYAIALYAALIEAKIVPEDELETYGTDDSRLPMSGMAAYTPGMEITGGSLGHGLGIAVGMSLALKRKGSRSFVYNLFSDGELDEGSTWEAAMSAGSYKLDNLIGIVDVNQMQADGPSLGVLNFEPLGPKFEAFGWFVQRVDGNDIDALVEAFDKARHHSEAQPRIIICDTKMAKGVPFLEARERNHFLRVEPHEWAEAIRIIDAGATA, via the coding sequence ATGGTCCAGATCGGTCACAATATCAGTCTTCCCGAACGGGCCCGGCGCATTCGTCGGCACGCCCTGCGCATGGGCGAGGTTCAGGGCCAGGGCTATATCGCCCAGGCGCTTGGCATTGCTGACGTTCTGGCGGTCGCCTACTTCCATGCGACGACCTACAGGCCGGAAGACCCGGAATGGGAAGGGCGCGACCGCTTCCTGCTGTCGATCGGCCATTACGCCATCGCGCTTTATGCGGCACTGATCGAGGCGAAGATCGTACCGGAGGATGAACTCGAGACCTACGGCACGGATGACAGCCGCCTGCCCATGTCAGGCATGGCCGCCTATACGCCGGGCATGGAAATCACCGGCGGATCGCTTGGCCACGGCCTCGGCATTGCCGTCGGCATGTCGCTCGCGCTCAAGCGCAAGGGCTCACGTTCCTTCGTCTACAACCTGTTTTCCGATGGCGAGCTCGACGAGGGATCGACTTGGGAAGCGGCGATGTCTGCCGGATCCTACAAGCTCGACAACCTGATCGGCATCGTCGACGTCAACCAGATGCAGGCCGACGGTCCGTCGCTCGGCGTCCTCAACTTCGAGCCGCTTGGGCCGAAGTTCGAGGCCTTCGGCTGGTTCGTCCAGCGCGTCGATGGCAACGACATTGATGCGCTCGTCGAAGCCTTCGACAAGGCGCGCCATCATTCTGAGGCGCAGCCCAGAATCATCATCTGCGATACGAAAATGGCCAAGGGCGTGCCTTTCCTTGAAGCGCGTGAGCGCAACCACTTCCTGCGCGTGGAACCGCATGAATGGGCAGAGGCGATCCGGATCATCGACGCGGGAGCAACGGCATGA
- a CDS encoding transketolase family protein: MRRSKYERPTHLIGNADRPRLTTSAMIASIAGANQPTRPAPFGHALSALAEKDDRIVGLSADLAKYTDLHVFRAAHPDRFYQMGMAEQLLMMSAAGMAREGLQPWVTTYAVFASRRAYDFVCLAIAEEMLDVKIVCALPGLTTGYGPSHQATEDIAMFRGMPNLTIVDPCDASEIEQAVPAIAAHRGPVYMRLLRGNVPLVLEEYGYRFELSKAKLLRDGRDTLIISSGLMTMRALEAAEELRKDGVDAGVLHVPTIKPLDEATILAECAKQGRLVVVAENHTVIGGLGEAVAATLMRSNVRPAAFRQIGLPDAFLEAGALPTLHDMYGISTAKVAARIRGWLDS, translated from the coding sequence ATGAGACGCTCGAAATACGAACGCCCGACGCATCTGATCGGCAACGCCGACAGGCCACGGCTGACGACGTCGGCGATGATCGCCTCCATTGCCGGAGCCAACCAGCCCACCCGGCCCGCACCCTTCGGCCACGCGCTCTCGGCGCTGGCGGAAAAGGATGACCGCATCGTCGGCCTTTCGGCGGATCTCGCAAAATATACCGACCTGCATGTCTTCCGCGCAGCCCATCCCGACCGCTTCTATCAGATGGGCATGGCCGAGCAGTTGCTGATGATGTCGGCTGCCGGCATGGCGCGCGAAGGCCTGCAGCCCTGGGTCACGACATACGCCGTCTTCGCCTCGCGCCGGGCCTATGACTTCGTCTGCCTGGCGATTGCCGAGGAGATGCTGGACGTCAAGATCGTCTGCGCGCTGCCCGGGCTCACCACCGGCTACGGCCCCAGCCACCAGGCGACCGAAGACATCGCGATGTTCCGCGGCATGCCGAACCTCACCATCGTCGATCCCTGCGACGCGAGCGAGATCGAGCAGGCGGTGCCCGCCATCGCCGCCCATCGGGGTCCGGTCTACATGCGGCTTCTCCGCGGCAACGTGCCGCTCGTGCTCGAGGAGTACGGTTATCGGTTCGAGCTGAGCAAGGCGAAGCTGCTGCGCGACGGCAGGGATACGCTGATCATTTCGTCGGGCCTGATGACGATGCGCGCGCTCGAAGCGGCCGAAGAACTCCGCAAGGACGGTGTCGATGCCGGCGTGCTGCACGTTCCCACGATCAAGCCGCTCGACGAAGCCACGATCCTTGCCGAATGCGCCAAGCAGGGGCGGCTCGTCGTCGTCGCTGAGAACCACACTGTCATCGGCGGTCTCGGAGAGGCGGTCGCCGCCACCTTGATGCGCTCGAACGTACGCCCCGCCGCATTCCGGCAGATCGGGCTACCGGACGCCTTCCTCGAAGCGGGCGCCCTGCCGACCTTGCACGACATGTACGGCATATCGACCGCGAAGGTCGCGGCTCGAATCAGGGGGTGGCTAGACAGCTAA
- a CDS encoding TRAP transporter substrate-binding protein, with product MKFEINRRQFLAASSAVLAAPAIVTMVRPARAGTTLTLGHGAAPGNPRTVAAAKFAELVAEKTAGRIKVNVAGAETLGSDSAMLTSLRTGALDFTANSQGATSALVPELAALGLPFLFENTAKAMTVLNGPVGGELVKRFEAVGVVPLDWWDNGIRHLTNSKRKVAAPADVSGMKIRTPADPMTMDIFKALGAATEQIAFGELYVALQQGVVDGQENPLANIDSSKLYEVNKHISLTGHKWESTPFLMSQVAQARLGGDLEAVKAAAKEAGELQRKLSADKDAGVLAAFRSNAAIEVTEVDRQAFAKVTASVAETWKQKPFGDFVAQIESATKG from the coding sequence ATGAAATTCGAGATCAACAGACGCCAGTTCCTGGCAGCGTCGTCGGCCGTGCTGGCTGCCCCGGCGATCGTCACCATGGTCCGGCCCGCGCGCGCCGGCACGACGCTGACCCTTGGTCACGGCGCCGCACCAGGAAATCCGAGAACAGTCGCCGCGGCGAAGTTCGCGGAATTGGTAGCCGAGAAGACGGCCGGCCGCATCAAGGTCAACGTCGCCGGCGCGGAAACGCTCGGCAGCGATTCGGCGATGCTGACAAGCCTGCGCACGGGCGCTCTCGATTTCACCGCCAACAGCCAGGGAGCCACATCTGCGCTCGTTCCTGAACTTGCAGCACTCGGCCTCCCCTTCCTGTTCGAGAACACAGCGAAGGCGATGACGGTTCTCAACGGCCCGGTTGGCGGCGAGCTCGTCAAGCGCTTCGAAGCCGTCGGCGTGGTGCCGCTTGACTGGTGGGACAATGGCATCCGCCACCTCACCAACTCCAAGCGCAAGGTCGCCGCACCCGCCGACGTGAGCGGCATGAAAATCCGCACGCCGGCCGACCCGATGACGATGGACATTTTCAAGGCCCTGGGTGCCGCGACAGAGCAGATCGCCTTCGGCGAGCTCTATGTCGCCCTGCAGCAGGGCGTGGTCGACGGACAGGAGAATCCGCTCGCCAATATAGACAGTTCCAAGCTCTACGAAGTCAACAAACACATCAGCCTGACCGGTCATAAGTGGGAATCGACGCCGTTCCTGATGTCGCAGGTCGCTCAGGCGCGACTGGGCGGTGACCTTGAGGCGGTAAAGGCGGCTGCGAAGGAAGCCGGTGAGCTCCAGCGCAAGCTTTCCGCCGACAAGGACGCCGGGGTGCTCGCAGCGTTCCGGAGCAATGCAGCAATCGAGGTCACCGAAGTGGACCGGCAAGCCTTCGCCAAGGTAACCGCTTCGGTCGCCGAGACCTGGAAGCAGAAGCCTTTCGGAGATTTTGTCGCCCAGATCGAATCCGCCACCAAAGGCTGA